In one window of Chryseobacterium phocaeense DNA:
- a CDS encoding alpha/beta hydrolase, with protein sequence MTAFKKRNAAFTAFTILTLLFSCTDGKTIDEPGNLVPKTVDQDSSLPSISVNGAQLHSEAFGPENGTIVIALHGGPGGDYRYLLKAKDLTEKGYRVVFYDQRGSGLSQRFAKKSYTSLGAGALDLMYDELHAVISHYRKSPSQKVIILGHSWGAMLATGYTGKYPNSIQGLILCEPGGLKWNDVEDYVKESRSFKLWSETLNDATYMEQFISGKEDQHEILDYKMSMMVSKNDITGEGDFDPSMNWRSGAVIMDALFDIGDDYNVDFSKGIENYNGPVLFFYSGRNKAYPDSWAQKITSVYHNPSIVKVSGVGHDGIVTNSDAWNNQTKPKILTFIDAL encoded by the coding sequence ATGACAGCTTTTAAAAAAAGAAACGCAGCGTTCACTGCTTTCACCATTCTCACTTTATTATTTTCCTGTACCGATGGAAAAACCATTGATGAACCCGGGAATCTTGTTCCCAAAACGGTAGATCAGGATTCTTCCCTGCCTTCTATATCTGTTAATGGAGCACAGCTTCATTCCGAAGCTTTCGGTCCTGAAAACGGAACCATTGTAATAGCACTTCACGGAGGGCCAGGAGGAGACTACCGTTATCTTCTCAAAGCAAAAGATCTTACAGAAAAAGGGTACCGGGTGGTATTTTATGATCAGAGGGGTTCGGGACTTTCACAGCGTTTTGCAAAAAAATCCTATACTTCTCTCGGAGCCGGAGCCCTGGATCTGATGTATGATGAGCTGCATGCCGTTATTTCGCATTACCGGAAAAGCCCAAGCCAGAAAGTGATTATTCTGGGGCATTCATGGGGTGCTATGCTGGCAACAGGCTATACAGGGAAATACCCGAATTCCATACAGGGGCTCATCCTTTGTGAACCGGGCGGTCTGAAATGGAATGACGTAGAAGATTATGTAAAAGAATCCAGATCTTTTAAGCTATGGAGCGAAACTCTCAATGACGCCACCTATATGGAGCAGTTTATTTCCGGAAAAGAGGACCAGCATGAAATTTTAGATTACAAAATGTCTATGATGGTATCTAAAAATGACATTACAGGCGAAGGGGATTTTGATCCCAGTATGAACTGGAGAAGCGGTGCAGTTATTATGGATGCTCTCTTTGATATTGGGGATGATTATAATGTTGATTTCTCAAAAGGAATTGAAAACTACAATGGGCCTGTCCTATTTTTTTACAGTGGCAGAAATAAAGCCTACCCGGATTCCTGGGCTCAGAAAATTACATCCGTTTACCACAATCCTTCTATTGTAAAAGTTTCAGGAGTAGGACATGATGGGATTGTTACCAACTCCGATGCCTGGAATAACCAGACCAAACCAAAGATATTAACGTTTATAGATGCCCTTTAA
- a CDS encoding alpha/beta hydrolase, translated as MDFNRIDKDLRLSIDRYPFSLEIDQDLFLNRPEIVQKEREEFTRNNPFKGPDHIKVKDIFIKSSDNNHQIRLHIYQPEKFDNSKTILYFHGGGYIFGLPEQVDFQMFEMADRLNATIISADYRLSPQYRFPVPILDGFDALKWIIKNGREELGLNPDAVSVFGASVGGHLAAAVTQMANDHGIKNIIHQFLLYPVVHNKLNTPSMNEFTDIPLWNKQYAETAWLHFLGSEDKDKSIVYSDLTNYNNFQGLPGTTIVACELDPLRDEAIELSQLLYQAGVKTELWVIPGALHVFDLFDSPLTEDYKKFLYSRMF; from the coding sequence ATGGATTTCAACAGAATTGACAAAGACCTTAGATTAAGTATTGACCGGTATCCGTTTTCACTGGAAATAGATCAGGATCTATTTTTAAACCGGCCGGAAATTGTTCAGAAAGAAAGAGAAGAATTTACAAGGAATAACCCTTTCAAAGGCCCGGATCATATCAAAGTAAAAGATATTTTTATAAAAAGCTCTGACAATAATCATCAGATAAGGCTTCACATCTACCAGCCGGAAAAATTTGACAATAGTAAAACAATCCTTTATTTCCACGGTGGAGGGTATATTTTCGGCCTGCCGGAACAGGTAGATTTCCAGATGTTTGAAATGGCGGACCGTCTTAATGCAACAATCATATCGGCTGATTACAGGCTTTCTCCGCAATACAGGTTTCCGGTTCCCATACTGGACGGTTTTGATGCGCTTAAGTGGATCATTAAGAACGGAAGAGAGGAATTGGGATTAAATCCAGATGCTGTCTCAGTGTTTGGAGCAAGTGTGGGAGGACACCTGGCTGCTGCGGTTACGCAGATGGCCAACGATCACGGAATTAAAAATATAATCCATCAGTTTTTGTTGTATCCCGTAGTTCATAATAAACTTAATACGCCTTCTATGAACGAATTTACTGACATTCCACTCTGGAATAAGCAGTATGCTGAAACCGCATGGCTGCATTTTCTTGGAAGCGAGGATAAGGATAAAAGCATTGTGTATTCAGATCTTACGAATTATAACAATTTTCAGGGACTTCCGGGAACTACCATTGTAGCCTGTGAATTGGATCCTTTAAGAGATGAAGCCATAGAATTGTCGCAGCTTTTATACCAGGCCGGCGTGAAAACTGAACTTTGGGTGATACCGGGAGCACTGCATGTGTTCGACCTGTTTGATTCCCCTTTAACTGAGGACTATAAAAAATTCCTTTACAGCAGAATGTTTTAA
- the hchA gene encoding glyoxalase III HchA, with translation MINKLFGIAPTPAEDNAFSPSLLSLKLATSQVTDYDETVYNKPYKGKLKILMVCTEERNMTMSNGKKFSTGNHPVEMLLPMLHLKNAGFEIDIFTPTGKSVKIEMWAFPNKDNNVKAIYSQYLKDFEKPKSLNNFVENIMNQNSDYTAIFIPGGHGAMLGLPENTDLCKLIYWSVEKHLYMLTICHGPAALLSAGLDKTKPFPYRGYEIAAFPDSVDKQTPFIGYMPGNIPWKYGEKLNNLGVKIINKKADKTCHKDRKLISGASPKAANNFGKLCATELLNELSK, from the coding sequence ATGATTAACAAACTATTTGGTATCGCACCTACACCTGCAGAGGATAATGCTTTTAGTCCTTCATTACTTTCATTAAAATTGGCTACCTCACAAGTTACAGATTATGATGAAACTGTTTATAATAAACCATACAAAGGCAAATTGAAAATCCTGATGGTTTGTACTGAAGAACGAAATATGACAATGTCAAATGGAAAGAAATTTTCAACCGGAAACCATCCTGTTGAAATGTTATTACCAATGCTTCACTTGAAAAATGCAGGTTTTGAAATAGACATTTTTACGCCAACAGGAAAATCTGTAAAGATAGAAATGTGGGCATTTCCCAACAAAGATAATAACGTGAAAGCTATCTATTCACAATATTTAAAGGATTTTGAAAAGCCCAAAAGCCTTAACAATTTTGTTGAAAATATTATGAACCAAAATAGTGATTATACCGCAATTTTTATTCCTGGAGGACATGGGGCAATGCTGGGACTGCCAGAAAATACAGATTTATGTAAACTGATTTATTGGTCGGTAGAAAAACACTTATACATGCTTACTATCTGTCATGGTCCGGCAGCGTTGTTATCGGCCGGTTTGGATAAAACCAAACCTTTTCCTTATAGGGGTTATGAGATTGCGGCATTTCCAGATAGCGTAGATAAACAAACACCTTTTATTGGGTATATGCCCGGAAATATTCCATGGAAATATGGGGAAAAACTAAATAATTTAGGAGTAAAGATTATTAATAAAAAGGCAGACAAAACCTGTCATAAAGATAGAAAACTAATTTCTGGAGCCAGTCCAAAAGCTGCAAATAATTTTGGAAAGTTATGTGCAACCGAATTGCTAAATGAATTAAGCAAGTGA
- a CDS encoding helix-turn-helix domain-containing protein — protein sequence MNLLKNYIYFCGDPNDWIAFNKISKLTMLYLSGVFLAFFLAFLLITKRNKNIADFILASWLAAIGLNLAGHYMLLTNQYIRYPSLIFFGFSLPLVYGPFLYLYIKRQTSPDSFSWKYLLHFIPVVVCNLLFLSFYTAPFEQRVEIFRHQGKEFETEMLLKLYSIYISGIVYVVLSFWTLYRFRKNMVQQFSNTEKINFDWLLYLIIWITVIWGLVLFTDQVNIIYGAVTVFIVWLGYFGIKQVQVFNQPMSVFGSNTEKMNVVFENKDEEEPVDLAEKKYQKSTLTEESIDDIHSRLLLLLNDEKPFVNPNITLNELAAMLDVHPNYLSQVINSKEEKNFYELINEKRIEEFLNRISLPESRQYTLLSIAFECGFNSKTSFNRNFKKYTGVTPSEYQKIPES from the coding sequence TTGAATTTGCTTAAAAATTATATTTATTTTTGCGGTGATCCTAATGACTGGATTGCATTTAACAAAATATCAAAGCTTACCATGCTCTATCTGTCCGGAGTTTTTTTAGCCTTTTTCCTTGCTTTTCTTTTGATCACAAAAAGAAATAAGAACATTGCTGATTTCATTCTGGCCAGCTGGCTTGCGGCGATAGGTCTTAATCTTGCGGGACATTATATGCTTCTTACGAATCAATATATACGGTATCCATCACTCATATTTTTTGGATTTTCACTTCCTCTGGTGTATGGTCCGTTTTTATATCTCTATATTAAAAGGCAGACTTCTCCGGACTCTTTTTCATGGAAATACCTGCTTCATTTTATTCCTGTTGTTGTCTGTAATCTCTTATTTCTTTCATTTTATACCGCACCATTTGAGCAACGGGTAGAAATTTTCAGGCATCAGGGTAAAGAGTTTGAAACCGAAATGCTGCTGAAGCTCTATTCTATCTATATTTCCGGGATAGTATATGTAGTTCTTTCATTCTGGACCTTATACCGTTTCAGAAAAAACATGGTTCAGCAGTTTTCCAATACGGAGAAAATCAATTTTGACTGGCTGCTTTATCTCATCATCTGGATTACAGTGATCTGGGGATTGGTTCTCTTTACGGATCAGGTGAATATTATTTATGGTGCCGTTACGGTATTTATTGTATGGCTTGGATATTTTGGAATTAAGCAGGTTCAGGTTTTTAACCAGCCCATGTCAGTTTTTGGGAGTAACACTGAAAAAATGAATGTTGTCTTCGAAAATAAAGATGAGGAAGAACCGGTTGATCTCGCTGAAAAAAAGTATCAGAAATCTACTTTAACGGAAGAAAGTATAGACGATATTCATTCAAGGCTGCTGCTGCTTCTGAATGATGAGAAGCCTTTTGTCAATCCGAATATTACATTGAATGAGCTTGCAGCAATGCTTGACGTTCATCCTAATTATCTGTCACAGGTGATCAATTCGAAGGAGGAAAAGAACTTCTATGAACTCATCAACGAAAAAAGGATAGAAGAATTCCTGAATAGAATTTCACTTCCGGAGAGCAGGCAGTATACCTTACTTTCCATCGCTTTTGAATGTGGGTTTAATTCCAAGACATCCTTCAATAGAAATTTTAAAAAATACACAGGAGTTACACCAAGTGAATACCAGAAAATCCCGGAATCTTAA
- a CDS encoding DUF3575 domain-containing protein: MLKHKFITTSIALLSAGIFSAQEQEQEKSLYLKGNALFAAIGVLNIGLEKQISQKYTLQGDVFISPWKSFAGHEFQYYSVSLEGRYYFNEAFSRWYIGANLAASAFVLQKWSYWSDNPYINSNNETFITSNLYQKGVSFIVGVTGGYQFKVSDRWNIDVYATVGTSQDFYKGYDRVSGKRYESAQKFNKSGEFLPYRGGVMISYKLK; this comes from the coding sequence ATGCTAAAGCACAAATTCATTACAACATCTATTGCGCTCCTGTCCGCAGGAATATTCTCAGCGCAGGAACAAGAACAGGAAAAAAGCTTATATCTTAAAGGAAATGCACTTTTTGCAGCAATAGGTGTTCTAAATATTGGTCTGGAAAAGCAGATAAGCCAAAAATATACATTGCAAGGTGATGTTTTTATTTCTCCCTGGAAATCTTTTGCAGGACATGAGTTTCAATACTATTCTGTTTCTCTTGAGGGAAGATATTATTTCAATGAAGCTTTTAGCCGCTGGTATATCGGAGCGAATCTCGCTGCCTCAGCATTTGTTCTTCAGAAGTGGAGCTATTGGAGTGACAATCCCTATATCAATAGTAACAATGAAACATTTATCACCTCAAATTTGTACCAGAAAGGAGTTTCTTTTATAGTTGGTGTCACAGGTGGTTATCAATTCAAGGTATCTGACCGCTGGAATATTGATGTATATGCAACGGTAGGCACATCTCAGGATTTTTACAAAGGATACGACCGTGTCAGCGGGAAGCGCTATGAATCTGCTCAAAAATTCAACAAAAGCGGAGAATTCCTTCCATACAGAGGAGGAGTCATGATTTCTTATAAATTAAAATAA
- a CDS encoding cysteine hydrolase family protein, giving the protein MHKKNLRDSQPALILIDIQNGFLDENYWGGNRNNKDAEKISGMLLEKWRTLDLPVFHIRHSSVNTESKLHESDPGFQFNDYVLPEDEECVITKHVNSAFIGTDLKERLDQQNINTLVIVGITTNHCVSTTARMAGNFGYKTYVISDATAAFDRVGINGEKYDAELIHHTALANLNEEFATVWDSEKLLREL; this is encoded by the coding sequence ATGCATAAGAAGAATTTAAGAGACAGCCAACCGGCCCTTATTTTAATTGATATTCAGAATGGTTTTCTGGATGAAAACTACTGGGGCGGAAACAGGAATAATAAGGATGCAGAAAAAATCAGCGGAATGCTGTTGGAGAAATGGAGAACGCTTGATCTGCCCGTTTTTCATATCAGGCACAGTTCCGTTAATACTGAATCTAAATTACATGAATCTGATCCTGGGTTTCAGTTTAATGATTACGTACTGCCGGAAGACGAAGAATGTGTGATCACCAAACATGTAAACAGTGCATTTATCGGGACTGATTTAAAGGAACGGCTGGATCAACAGAATATAAATACTTTAGTGATTGTAGGAATAACTACTAATCATTGTGTTTCAACTACTGCGAGGATGGCAGGAAATTTCGGGTACAAAACCTATGTTATCTCAGATGCAACGGCAGCATTCGACAGGGTGGGAATCAATGGTGAAAAATATGATGCTGAGCTGATCCACCATACTGCTCTGGCCAATTTAAATGAAGAATTTGCTACTGTCTGGGATTCTGAAAAATTATTACGGGAATTATAA
- a CDS encoding DUF4345 domain-containing protein produces MSKLNPNERNQNLILLISAIGLIPIALSYGLFPNKTLTTMYGFSVDNINLTHIMRAVMGLYFGQIIFWLIGIKNTSLKLPAMYSLVVFMGGLVIGRLLSIVLDGIPHWMLLVYLFLELSITIIGTFLILKKTHN; encoded by the coding sequence ATGAGTAAACTAAATCCAAACGAAAGAAATCAAAATCTGATTTTATTGATTTCTGCAATCGGATTAATACCTATTGCGTTATCTTACGGACTTTTCCCAAACAAGACATTAACAACAATGTATGGCTTTTCGGTAGACAATATAAACCTCACCCATATTATGAGGGCGGTAATGGGATTATACTTTGGTCAAATTATTTTTTGGTTAATAGGTATAAAAAACACAAGTCTAAAATTGCCGGCAATGTATAGTTTGGTTGTATTTATGGGTGGATTAGTCATAGGAAGGTTATTATCCATCGTCTTAGACGGAATTCCGCACTGGATGTTACTTGTATATTTATTTTTGGAACTTTCAATAACAATAATCGGGACATTCCTTATTCTTAAAAAAACACATAATTAA
- a CDS encoding lysophospholipid acyltransferase family protein has product MSLISKNDLIKASGLSRIGFLKNPVASAVMSIAKINEVNRLYDKLKDKEGKDFFDSFVRERNLSYIAFEEDLAKVPKTGPFILVSNHPLGAIDGILMCKILSEVRPDFKVMGNFLLEKIKPMAPYVISVNPFENRKEAYSSTSGMRETLKHLQDGGCVGIFPAGEVSNKNNPYGEILDRDWEKPALKLIRMAKVPVVPLYFHAKNSRLFYQVAKLHPSLQTLMLPAEMMNDRERPIRIRIGKPITVKAMDEMETIEELGEFLKRKVYMMKSYYEKRKSLAQTINLKNLTVKFPLLKEENIVQNIIDETPKEDILKDISRLKGTDKMLFSNGNYEIYFTTYEEIPSVMREIGRQRELTFRAVGEGSNLPFDLDEYDKHYHHLFLWDSSAEKLAGAYRMALGKDVMKKYGIKGFYTSSLFEFEQDIHPFFKKVIEMGRAYICEEYQQKPLPLFLLWRGIVHVCLRNSDHKFLMGGVSISNKFSEFSKSLMIEFMRSNYFDSAVAQYITPRNEYKVKLRDRDKNIFFEEMESDLNKLDKIIDDLEPELRLPVLIKKYIKQNAKVIAFNVDPNFNDAIDGLMYIRISDLPESTIKPVLEEMSDQIRKEQENNPAENQ; this is encoded by the coding sequence ATGAGTTTAATTTCGAAAAACGATCTTATAAAAGCTTCCGGCTTAAGCAGAATCGGGTTCCTTAAGAATCCGGTTGCTTCTGCCGTGATGAGCATTGCCAAAATAAATGAAGTTAACAGGTTATATGATAAATTAAAGGACAAGGAAGGCAAAGACTTTTTCGACTCATTTGTAAGGGAAAGAAACTTAAGCTATATCGCTTTTGAAGAGGATCTGGCTAAAGTTCCCAAAACAGGACCGTTTATTCTGGTTTCGAACCATCCGCTGGGTGCTATTGACGGCATTTTAATGTGCAAAATCCTTTCGGAAGTACGTCCGGATTTTAAGGTAATGGGAAATTTCCTTCTGGAAAAAATCAAACCTATGGCACCGTATGTGATTTCCGTGAATCCTTTTGAAAACAGAAAAGAAGCCTATAGCAGCACTTCCGGGATGCGTGAAACCCTGAAACACCTTCAGGATGGAGGCTGTGTAGGAATTTTCCCTGCCGGGGAAGTATCCAACAAAAACAATCCTTATGGGGAAATCCTGGACAGGGATTGGGAAAAGCCCGCCCTTAAGCTGATCAGAATGGCCAAGGTACCGGTAGTTCCGTTATATTTCCATGCCAAAAACAGCCGTCTTTTTTACCAGGTAGCCAAGCTGCATCCAAGTTTGCAAACGCTGATGCTTCCTGCCGAAATGATGAATGACAGGGAACGACCTATCAGAATCAGGATCGGAAAACCGATCACGGTAAAAGCGATGGACGAGATGGAAACCATTGAGGAATTGGGTGAATTCCTGAAACGTAAGGTCTATATGATGAAATCTTACTATGAAAAGAGAAAATCATTGGCCCAGACTATCAATCTAAAAAACTTAACGGTAAAATTTCCGCTTTTAAAGGAGGAAAATATCGTTCAGAATATCATTGATGAAACTCCGAAAGAAGATATTCTTAAGGACATCAGCAGGCTGAAAGGCACTGATAAAATGCTTTTCAGTAACGGAAATTACGAGATTTATTTCACAACTTACGAAGAAATTCCTTCTGTAATGAGGGAAATCGGCCGCCAGAGAGAGCTTACGTTCCGTGCGGTGGGTGAAGGAAGTAACCTTCCGTTTGACCTGGATGAATACGACAAGCATTATCACCATCTTTTCCTTTGGGACAGCAGCGCCGAGAAACTTGCCGGAGCCTACAGAATGGCCCTGGGTAAGGATGTAATGAAGAAATATGGCATCAAAGGATTCTACACCAGCTCTCTATTTGAATTTGAGCAGGATATCCACCCTTTCTTCAAGAAAGTGATTGAAATGGGCCGTGCGTATATATGTGAGGAATATCAGCAGAAGCCACTTCCGCTTTTCCTTTTATGGAGAGGAATTGTGCATGTATGTTTAAGAAATTCCGACCATAAGTTCCTGATGGGCGGTGTAAGCATTTCCAATAAATTTTCTGAATTTTCCAAATCCCTGATGATTGAGTTCATGCGTTCCAATTATTTTGATTCTGCAGTCGCCCAATACATCACGCCGAGGAATGAATATAAGGTAAAACTGCGCGACCGGGATAAGAATATCTTTTTCGAGGAAATGGAATCTGACCTGAATAAGCTGGACAAAATTATTGATGACCTGGAACCTGAACTGAGACTGCCCGTCCTGATCAAAAAATACATCAAACAAAACGCTAAAGTAATTGCTTTCAACGTGGACCCGAATTTCAATGACGCCATTGACGGATTGATGTATATCCGGATCAGTGATCTTCCGGAAAGTACGATAAAACCTGTACTTGAAGAGATGAGCGACCAGATCAGAAAAGAACAGGAAAATAATCCGGCTGAAAATCAGTAA
- a CDS encoding winged helix-turn-helix transcriptional regulator, with translation MSIKESSTNHENKKGLELSCSEIYAVNLISGRWILSICYFLKTGKLRFSELKNKIPNISERMLTMQLKKMEEEKLILKKVYAEVPPRTEYELTEIGKNLIPVLDQLETWGEDHKKIKKGL, from the coding sequence ATGAGTATCAAAGAATCATCAACCAATCATGAAAATAAAAAAGGGCTGGAACTCAGCTGCTCTGAAATCTATGCGGTGAACCTCATCAGCGGCCGGTGGATCCTCTCCATCTGCTACTTCCTTAAAACAGGGAAACTTAGATTTTCTGAACTAAAAAACAAGATCCCCAATATCAGCGAAAGAATGCTTACGATGCAGCTTAAGAAAATGGAAGAAGAAAAACTGATTTTAAAGAAAGTTTATGCCGAAGTTCCGCCAAGAACAGAATATGAATTAACCGAAATCGGGAAAAACCTGATCCCTGTTCTGGATCAGCTTGAAACATGGGGCGAAGATCATAAAAAAATAAAGAAGGGATTATAA
- a CDS encoding aspartate kinase — protein sequence MKIFKFGGASVKDAESVKNVSMVLESQGFTKCLLVISAMGKTTNELEKVVELYFKKDNYQTEIEKIKRKHIEIAEGLFPENHAVFAEINLFFDDIDSFLRRNKSPNYSFVYDQVVSCGEMISTKILSEYLNEIQFPNQWLDARDYIKTDSSYREGTVDWTKTEEFISTLNKEICYVTQGFIGSDDNNFTVTLGREGSDYSAAIFAYCLNADAMTIWKDVPGVMTGDPRKFSDVTLLSNISYEEAIEMAYYGASVIHPKTLQPLQQKNIPFYVKSFVDPAKEGTKVGASDKNQHEESYILKENQVLLKISTRDFSFIAEDHMSLIFGYLSKYKIKVSLMQNSAISLALCLEDKFGQIDELNEELQKIFKTKAVKNVSLFTVRNAKMDHIDQFYQEKNVLLEQISKNTVQMVTQ from the coding sequence ATGAAAATTTTCAAGTTTGGTGGCGCATCAGTAAAAGATGCCGAAAGTGTAAAAAATGTGTCCATGGTTTTAGAAAGCCAGGGCTTTACCAAATGTCTGCTGGTTATTTCAGCGATGGGTAAAACGACTAATGAATTGGAAAAGGTTGTAGAACTTTATTTCAAGAAGGATAACTATCAAACTGAGATTGAAAAGATAAAACGAAAACACATTGAGATTGCGGAAGGTCTGTTTCCTGAAAACCACGCAGTATTTGCTGAGATCAATTTATTTTTTGACGATATCGACTCTTTCCTGAGAAGAAACAAGTCTCCCAATTACAGTTTTGTCTATGACCAGGTGGTAAGCTGCGGAGAAATGATCTCTACAAAAATTTTAAGTGAATACCTGAATGAAATTCAGTTTCCCAATCAGTGGCTGGATGCCAGAGATTATATTAAAACGGACAGTTCTTACAGAGAAGGTACTGTAGACTGGACAAAAACAGAGGAATTCATCTCTACATTAAATAAGGAAATCTGCTATGTAACCCAGGGTTTCATAGGTTCGGATGACAATAATTTTACGGTAACGTTAGGAAGAGAAGGTTCAGACTACTCTGCCGCTATTTTCGCCTACTGCCTGAATGCAGATGCCATGACGATCTGGAAAGATGTTCCGGGAGTAATGACGGGAGACCCAAGAAAGTTCAGCGATGTAACGCTTCTTTCCAATATCTCTTATGAGGAGGCCATTGAAATGGCATATTACGGAGCCAGCGTTATCCACCCTAAAACTTTGCAGCCTCTACAGCAAAAAAACATTCCTTTTTATGTAAAATCTTTTGTGGATCCTGCCAAAGAGGGAACTAAAGTGGGAGCTTCAGACAAAAATCAGCATGAAGAATCTTATATCTTAAAGGAAAACCAGGTTCTTTTAAAAATCTCTACCCGTGATTTCTCATTTATTGCGGAAGATCACATGAGTCTTATTTTTGGATACCTGTCCAAATATAAAATCAAAGTTTCTCTTATGCAGAATTCTGCCATATCACTGGCTTTATGCCTTGAAGATAAATTCGGGCAGATTGATGAGCTTAATGAGGAGCTTCAAAAAATATTTAAAACCAAAGCAGTTAAAAATGTATCTTTATTCACAGTAAGAAATGCGAAAATGGATCATATTGACCAATTTTACCAGGAAAAAAATGTATTATTGGAGCAGATTTCCAAAAATACGGTTCAAATGGTAACACAATAA
- a CDS encoding thioredoxin family protein: MKKIVSGIFVFCSVIIMAQEAAIQFQELPFKDIIAKAKKEKKLVFLDAYTTWCGPCKMMERNVFTKKSVGDYFNTNFVNARFDMEKGEGREIAAKFGVRSYPTYLFLNGEGELVSQNTGYMEEGLFVAMAQNINAPGNKKGSLKERFAKGEKDPEFLINIMKLNSSSDYDFAKKASERYFENKKKTDELSKEEVGLLLYFVKSTEDSNYNTFTTRKADIVKYLPEATYNEFDSQLKLSKIVEQSIDDKNKRINEEYFMKTAEPLVGKQLAQSKLNQTKLSYYEQNANFPEFEKAALEYYQNSDAFEPNELLRAAWVFGDHVKNPASLKKAAEWAEKSVMRGETPENTYILAKLYFLTGNKEMAKNYAEMSRNMAVQTGKDSKLAEELLKQIQ; encoded by the coding sequence ATGAAGAAGATTGTCTCCGGGATATTTGTTTTCTGTTCTGTCATTATTATGGCCCAGGAAGCTGCTATTCAGTTTCAGGAACTGCCGTTCAAAGACATTATTGCCAAAGCAAAAAAAGAGAAAAAGCTTGTTTTCCTTGATGCCTATACCACCTGGTGCGGTCCCTGCAAAATGATGGAAAGGAATGTATTTACCAAAAAATCTGTCGGAGATTATTTCAATACCAATTTTGTAAACGCCAGATTCGATATGGAAAAAGGCGAAGGACGGGAAATTGCAGCTAAATTTGGCGTACGTTCCTATCCTACCTATCTTTTCCTGAATGGTGAAGGCGAGCTTGTATCACAAAATACCGGGTATATGGAGGAAGGCCTTTTTGTAGCAATGGCGCAGAATATTAACGCACCGGGGAACAAAAAAGGTTCTTTAAAAGAGCGCTTTGCCAAAGGGGAAAAAGATCCGGAATTCCTGATCAATATTATGAAACTGAACTCTTCCTCAGATTATGATTTTGCTAAAAAAGCTTCCGAAAGATATTTTGAGAACAAAAAGAAGACCGATGAACTTTCCAAGGAAGAAGTAGGCCTGCTCCTGTACTTTGTAAAATCTACGGAAGACAGCAACTACAACACTTTCACGACAAGAAAAGCTGACATCGTCAAATACCTGCCTGAGGCTACCTATAATGAATTCGACAGCCAGCTGAAGCTTTCAAAAATCGTGGAACAGTCCATTGATGATAAAAATAAAAGGATCAATGAGGAGTATTTCATGAAAACAGCCGAACCGCTGGTAGGAAAGCAACTTGCACAATCTAAACTTAACCAGACAAAACTCAGTTACTACGAGCAAAATGCCAATTTCCCTGAATTTGAAAAAGCGGCATTAGAATATTATCAAAACTCCGATGCATTCGAGCCCAATGAACTGCTTAGAGCCGCATGGGTATTCGGTGATCACGTCAAAAATCCTGCATCTCTGAAAAAAGCTGCAGAGTGGGCTGAAAAATCCGTAATGCGTGGTGAAACACCGGAAAATACTTATATTCTAGCCAAGCTTTATTTTCTTACCGGAAACAAAGAAATGGCCAAAAACTATGCTGAAATGTCCAGAAATATGGCAGTTCAGACTGGCAAAGACTCCAAACTCGCAGAAGAATTACTGAAACAAATACAATAA